In Panacibacter ginsenosidivorans, the following proteins share a genomic window:
- a CDS encoding RagB/SusD family nutrient uptake outer membrane protein, producing the protein MQKKLINILSVTALLFFFSCSKQLDTQPTQSIDETIALQTSKDVEVALVGAYSDLGASAFYGGNIFVCADLLGDYNELNWSGTYQGMTQIKNKDIPVDNGFVSDSWLAGYRAINDVNNVLSAIDVVTDDKKDKVQGEAKFIRGAVYFDLVRLFAKAWNDGDPGSNPGVPIVLTPTRDITAESQVARSSVAAVYQQAISDLQDAESLLPEENGFFATKIAAAAMLARVYLQQGDYTNAADAANRAITMAEENGYALASSYYDEFPYVSPPAPQSNSSEDIFAMQVTTSSGANDFQTYYSADGRGDITIEDAHFALYEPNDDRLSIFYSISGSSYAGKFENVYGNVRIIRLAEMYLIRAEANFRLGTSVGAAPVDDINTIRTRVLLDPLDEESLTLDAILHERKLELAFEGFTLHDAKRLEQNIGPYSWNDPKLIYPIPQREIRVNANLTQNEGYE; encoded by the coding sequence ATGCAAAAAAAATTAATCAATATACTTTCTGTTACCGCCCTTTTATTTTTCTTTAGCTGTAGTAAGCAATTAGACACACAACCCACGCAAAGCATTGATGAAACAATTGCATTACAAACCAGCAAAGATGTTGAAGTGGCACTGGTTGGTGCGTATTCAGACTTGGGCGCTTCGGCATTTTATGGTGGTAACATTTTTGTGTGTGCAGATCTGCTTGGTGATTACAACGAGTTAAACTGGTCTGGTACCTACCAGGGTATGACACAAATAAAAAACAAAGACATCCCTGTAGACAACGGCTTTGTATCAGATTCTTGGCTTGCGGGTTACAGGGCAATTAATGATGTGAACAATGTATTAAGTGCTATTGATGTAGTTACTGATGATAAAAAAGATAAAGTGCAGGGTGAAGCAAAGTTTATTCGTGGTGCTGTTTATTTTGATCTGGTAAGGCTTTTTGCAAAAGCATGGAACGATGGGGACCCCGGTAGCAATCCGGGTGTACCCATAGTCTTAACACCTACAAGAGATATTACAGCAGAGAGCCAGGTTGCAAGGAGTTCTGTTGCTGCCGTTTATCAACAAGCAATCAGCGATTTGCAGGATGCAGAATCATTACTACCTGAAGAAAATGGATTCTTTGCAACAAAAATTGCTGCTGCAGCAATGCTTGCAAGAGTATATCTTCAGCAAGGTGATTATACAAATGCAGCAGATGCAGCAAACAGGGCAATAACCATGGCTGAAGAAAATGGATATGCATTAGCGTCATCTTATTACGATGAATTTCCTTATGTTTCTCCTCCGGCACCTCAAAGTAATAGCAGCGAAGATATTTTTGCTATGCAGGTAACCACAAGTTCAGGGGCGAACGATTTTCAAACATATTATTCTGCAGATGGCAGGGGAGATATTACGATAGAAGATGCGCATTTTGCATTATACGAACCGAATGATGACAGGCTAAGTATTTTTTATTCCATCAGTGGTTCTTCTTACGCAGGTAAATTTGAAAACGTGTATGGAAATGTGCGTATCATTCGCCTGGCAGAAATGTATTTAATCCGCGCAGAAGCAAATTTCAGGCTCGGTACTTCAGTTGGTGCAGCCCCTGTTGATGACATCAATACAATAAGAACACGTGTATTACTGGATCCCTTGGATGAAGAAAGTCTTACACTCGATGCAATATTACATGAGCGTAAACTTGAACTTGCTTTCGAAGGGTTTACATTGCACGATGCAAAACGTCTCGAACAAAATATAGGACCCTATAGCTGGAATGATCCTAAACTGATTTATCCCATTCCTCAAAGGGAAATAAGGGTTAATGCCAACCTTACGCAGAATGAAGGATACGAATAA
- a CDS encoding VOC family protein — MFIEHLAIWCTDLEKMKTFYCSWFNATANTKYFNPVKNFSSYFLSFEKGPRLELMEMPGISNNLNDLLKQYKGLIHFAVSVGSAEEVNRLTEAMRAKGITILGEPRFTGDGYYESVVADPEGNRIEITA, encoded by the coding sequence ATGTTCATTGAACATCTTGCTATCTGGTGCACGGACCTGGAGAAGATGAAGACATTTTATTGCTCCTGGTTCAACGCTACAGCTAACACAAAATATTTTAATCCCGTAAAAAATTTCTCTTCTTATTTTCTCAGTTTTGAAAAAGGGCCAAGACTTGAATTGATGGAAATGCCCGGCATTTCAAATAATTTAAATGATCTATTGAAACAGTATAAAGGTCTTATACATTTTGCTGTATCAGTTGGTTCTGCAGAAGAAGTTAACCGTTTAACCGAAGCTATGCGTGCAAAGGGCATAACCATTTTGGGGGAACCCAGGTTTACAGGAGATGGATATTATGAAAGTGTTGTAGCAGACCCGGAAGGCAACAGGATAGAGATAACCGCTTAG